A genomic region of Homo sapiens chromosome 4, GRCh38.p14 Primary Assembly contains the following coding sequences:
- the RNF175 gene encoding RING finger protein 175 isoform X7: MAAGTAARKAAPVLEAPPQQEQLSHTKLSAEDTWKLVYKWFLLIYKLSYAFGVVGYLAIMFTMCGFNLFFKIKARDSMDFGIVSLFYGLYYGVMGRDFAEICSDYMASTIGFYSVSRLPTRSLSDNICAVCGQKIIVELDEEGLIENTYQLSCNHVFHEFCIRGWCIVGKKQTCPYCKEKVDLKRMISNPWERTHFLYGQILDWLRYLVAWQPVVIGIVQGIIYSLGLE, encoded by the exons ctctCTCATACAAAGCTTTCTGCAGAAGACACATGGAA ATTGGTCTACAAATGGTTTCTTTTGATCTACAAACTCAGCTATGCATTTGGTGTTGTGGGTTACTTGGCGATCATGTTTACAATGTGTGGATTCAATCTGTTTTTCAA AATCAAAGCTAGAGATTCCATGGATTTTggcattgtgtctttgttctacGGCCTCTACTATGGAGTAATGGGGAGAGACTTTGCCGAGATCTGCTCAGACTACATGGCTTCCACTATAGGG TTCTACAGTGTCAGCCGGTTGCCTACAAGGAGCTTATCGGACAATATCTGTGCAGTCTGTGGGCAGAAGATCATTGTGGAGCTTGATGAAGAAGGGCTCATTGAAAACACCTACCAGCTTTCCTGTAATCATGT CTTTCATGAATTCTGCATCCGAGGTTGGTGTATCGTTGGGAAAAAGCAGACTTGCCCTTACTGCAAAGAGAAAGTTGATTTGAAGAGGATGATCAGTAATCC CTGGGAGCGCACACATTTTCTGTATGGACAAATCCTGGATTGGCTTCGTTATTTGGTGGCCTGGCAACCTGTGGTGATAGGAATAGTTCAAGGCATTATCTATTCACTAGGGCTGGAATAG
- the RNF175 gene encoding RING finger protein 175 isoform X2: MAAGTAARKAAPVLEAPPQQEQLSHTKLSAEDTWNLQQERMYKMHRGHDSMHVEMILIFLCVLVIAQIVLVQWRQRHGRSYNLVTLLQMWVVPLYFTIKLYWWRFLSMWGMFSVITSYILFRATRKPLSGRTPRLVYKWFLLIYKLSYAFGVVGYLAIMFTMCGFNLFFKIKARDSMDFGIVSLFYGLYYGVMGRDFAEICSDYMASTIGFYSVSRLPTRSLSDNICAVCGQKIIVELDEEGLIENTYQLSCNHVWERTHFLYGQILDWLRYLVAWQPVVIGIVQGIIYSLGLE; the protein is encoded by the exons ctctCTCATACAAAGCTTTCTGCAGAAGACACATGGAA CCTGCAGCAGGAGAGGATGTACAAGATGCACCGGGGCCACGATTCCATGCACGTGGAAATGATCTTGATCTTCCTCTGCGTTCTGGTCATTGCCCAGATAGTGCTGGTTCAGTGGAGACAGAGGCATGGCCGATCCTACAAT CTGGTGACCTTGTTGCAGATGTGGGTTGTCCCCTTATATTTCACGATAAAATTATACTGGTGGCGGTTTCTGTCTATGTGGGGGATGTTCTCCGTTATTACCAGTTACATCCTCTTCAGAGCTACCCGAAAACCCCTCTCAGGAAGGACACCACG ATTGGTCTACAAATGGTTTCTTTTGATCTACAAACTCAGCTATGCATTTGGTGTTGTGGGTTACTTGGCGATCATGTTTACAATGTGTGGATTCAATCTGTTTTTCAA AATCAAAGCTAGAGATTCCATGGATTTTggcattgtgtctttgttctacGGCCTCTACTATGGAGTAATGGGGAGAGACTTTGCCGAGATCTGCTCAGACTACATGGCTTCCACTATAGGG TTCTACAGTGTCAGCCGGTTGCCTACAAGGAGCTTATCGGACAATATCTGTGCAGTCTGTGGGCAGAAGATCATTGTGGAGCTTGATGAAGAAGGGCTCATTGAAAACACCTACCAGCTTTCCTGTAATCATGT CTGGGAGCGCACACATTTTCTGTATGGACAAATCCTGGATTGGCTTCGTTATTTGGTGGCCTGGCAACCTGTGGTGATAGGAATAGTTCAAGGCATTATCTATTCACTAGGGCTGGAATAG
- the RNF175 gene encoding RING finger protein 175 isoform X5, whose translation MELVTLLQMWVVPLYFTIKLYWWRFLSMWGMFSVITSYILFRATRKPLSGRTPRLVYKWFLLIYKLSYAFGVVGYLAIMFTMCGFNLFFKIKARDSMDFGIVSLFYGLYYGVMGRDFAEICSDYMASTIGFYSVSRLPTRSLSDNICAVCGQKIIVELDEEGLIENTYQLSCNHVFHEFCIRGWCIVGKKQTCPYCKEKVDLKRMISNPWERTHFLYGQILDWLRYLVAWQPVVIGIVQGIIYSLGLE comes from the exons ATGGAA CTGGTGACCTTGTTGCAGATGTGGGTTGTCCCCTTATATTTCACGATAAAATTATACTGGTGGCGGTTTCTGTCTATGTGGGGGATGTTCTCCGTTATTACCAGTTACATCCTCTTCAGAGCTACCCGAAAACCCCTCTCAGGAAGGACACCACG ATTGGTCTACAAATGGTTTCTTTTGATCTACAAACTCAGCTATGCATTTGGTGTTGTGGGTTACTTGGCGATCATGTTTACAATGTGTGGATTCAATCTGTTTTTCAA AATCAAAGCTAGAGATTCCATGGATTTTggcattgtgtctttgttctacGGCCTCTACTATGGAGTAATGGGGAGAGACTTTGCCGAGATCTGCTCAGACTACATGGCTTCCACTATAGGG TTCTACAGTGTCAGCCGGTTGCCTACAAGGAGCTTATCGGACAATATCTGTGCAGTCTGTGGGCAGAAGATCATTGTGGAGCTTGATGAAGAAGGGCTCATTGAAAACACCTACCAGCTTTCCTGTAATCATGT CTTTCATGAATTCTGCATCCGAGGTTGGTGTATCGTTGGGAAAAAGCAGACTTGCCCTTACTGCAAAGAGAAAGTTGATTTGAAGAGGATGATCAGTAATCC CTGGGAGCGCACACATTTTCTGTATGGACAAATCCTGGATTGGCTTCGTTATTTGGTGGCCTGGCAACCTGTGGTGATAGGAATAGTTCAAGGCATTATCTATTCACTAGGGCTGGAATAG
- the RNF175 gene encoding RING finger protein 175, which yields MAAGTAARKAAPVLEAPPQQEQLSHTKLSAEDTWNLQQERMYKMHRGHDSMHVEMILIFLCVLVIAQIVLVQWRQRHGRSYNLVTLLQMWVVPLYFTIKLYWWRFLSMWGMFSVITSYILFRATRKPLSGRTPRLVYKWFLLIYKLSYAFGVVGYLAIMFTMCGFNLFFKIKARDSMDFGIVSLFYGLYYGVMGRDFAEICSDYMASTIGFYSVSRLPTRSLSDNICAVCGQKIIVELDEEGLIENTYQLSCNHVFHEFCIRGWCIVGKKQTCPYCKEKVDLKRMISNPWERTHFLYGQILDWLRYLVAWQPVVIGIVQGIIYSLGLE from the exons ctctCTCATACAAAGCTTTCTGCAGAAGACACATGGAA CCTGCAGCAGGAGAGGATGTACAAGATGCACCGGGGCCACGATTCCATGCACGTGGAAATGATCTTGATCTTCCTCTGCGTTCTGGTCATTGCCCAGATAGTGCTGGTTCAGTGGAGACAGAGGCATGGCCGATCCTACAAT CTGGTGACCTTGTTGCAGATGTGGGTTGTCCCCTTATATTTCACGATAAAATTATACTGGTGGCGGTTTCTGTCTATGTGGGGGATGTTCTCCGTTATTACCAGTTACATCCTCTTCAGAGCTACCCGAAAACCCCTCTCAGGAAGGACACCACG ATTGGTCTACAAATGGTTTCTTTTGATCTACAAACTCAGCTATGCATTTGGTGTTGTGGGTTACTTGGCGATCATGTTTACAATGTGTGGATTCAATCTGTTTTTCAA AATCAAAGCTAGAGATTCCATGGATTTTggcattgtgtctttgttctacGGCCTCTACTATGGAGTAATGGGGAGAGACTTTGCCGAGATCTGCTCAGACTACATGGCTTCCACTATAGGG TTCTACAGTGTCAGCCGGTTGCCTACAAGGAGCTTATCGGACAATATCTGTGCAGTCTGTGGGCAGAAGATCATTGTGGAGCTTGATGAAGAAGGGCTCATTGAAAACACCTACCAGCTTTCCTGTAATCATGT CTTTCATGAATTCTGCATCCGAGGTTGGTGTATCGTTGGGAAAAAGCAGACTTGCCCTTACTGCAAAGAGAAAGTTGATTTGAAGAGGATGATCAGTAATCC CTGGGAGCGCACACATTTTCTGTATGGACAAATCCTGGATTGGCTTCGTTATTTGGTGGCCTGGCAACCTGTGGTGATAGGAATAGTTCAAGGCATTATCTATTCACTAGGGCTGGAATAG
- the RNF175 gene encoding RING finger protein 175 isoform X1 — MAAGTAARKAAPVLEAPPQQEQLSHTKLSAEDTWNLQQERMYKMHRGHDSMHVEMILIFLCVLVIAQIVLVQWRQRHGRSYNQDGPHQMPAIQSWTSEPPELLVYKWFLLIYKLSYAFGVVGYLAIMFTMCGFNLFFKIKARDSMDFGIVSLFYGLYYGVMGRDFAEICSDYMASTIGFYSVSRLPTRSLSDNICAVCGQKIIVELDEEGLIENTYQLSCNHVFHEFCIRGWCIVGKKQTCPYCKEKVDLKRMISNPWERTHFLYGQILDWLRYLVAWQPVVIGIVQGIIYSLGLE; from the exons ctctCTCATACAAAGCTTTCTGCAGAAGACACATGGAA CCTGCAGCAGGAGAGGATGTACAAGATGCACCGGGGCCACGATTCCATGCACGTGGAAATGATCTTGATCTTCCTCTGCGTTCTGGTCATTGCCCAGATAGTGCTGGTTCAGTGGAGACAGAGGCATGGCCGATCCTACAAT CAAgatggccctcaccagatgccagccattcaatcttggacttctgagcctccagaact ATTGGTCTACAAATGGTTTCTTTTGATCTACAAACTCAGCTATGCATTTGGTGTTGTGGGTTACTTGGCGATCATGTTTACAATGTGTGGATTCAATCTGTTTTTCAA AATCAAAGCTAGAGATTCCATGGATTTTggcattgtgtctttgttctacGGCCTCTACTATGGAGTAATGGGGAGAGACTTTGCCGAGATCTGCTCAGACTACATGGCTTCCACTATAGGG TTCTACAGTGTCAGCCGGTTGCCTACAAGGAGCTTATCGGACAATATCTGTGCAGTCTGTGGGCAGAAGATCATTGTGGAGCTTGATGAAGAAGGGCTCATTGAAAACACCTACCAGCTTTCCTGTAATCATGT CTTTCATGAATTCTGCATCCGAGGTTGGTGTATCGTTGGGAAAAAGCAGACTTGCCCTTACTGCAAAGAGAAAGTTGATTTGAAGAGGATGATCAGTAATCC CTGGGAGCGCACACATTTTCTGTATGGACAAATCCTGGATTGGCTTCGTTATTTGGTGGCCTGGCAACCTGTGGTGATAGGAATAGTTCAAGGCATTATCTATTCACTAGGGCTGGAATAG
- the RNF175 gene encoding RING finger protein 175 isoform X3, protein MYKMHRGHDSMHVEMILIFLCVLVIAQIVLVQWRQRHGRSYNLVTLLQMWVVPLYFTIKLYWWRFLSMWGMFSVITSYILFRATRKPLSGRTPRLVYKWFLLIYKLSYAFGVVGYLAIMFTMCGFNLFFKIKARDSMDFGIVSLFYGLYYGVMGRDFAEICSDYMASTIGFYSVSRLPTRSLSDNICAVCGQKIIVELDEEGLIENTYQLSCNHVFHEFCIRGWCIVGKKQTCPYCKEKVDLKRMISNPWERTHFLYGQILDWLRYLVAWQPVVIGIVQGIIYSLGLE, encoded by the exons ATGTACAAGATGCACCGGGGCCACGATTCCATGCACGTGGAAATGATCTTGATCTTCCTCTGCGTTCTGGTCATTGCCCAGATAGTGCTGGTTCAGTGGAGACAGAGGCATGGCCGATCCTACAAT CTGGTGACCTTGTTGCAGATGTGGGTTGTCCCCTTATATTTCACGATAAAATTATACTGGTGGCGGTTTCTGTCTATGTGGGGGATGTTCTCCGTTATTACCAGTTACATCCTCTTCAGAGCTACCCGAAAACCCCTCTCAGGAAGGACACCACG ATTGGTCTACAAATGGTTTCTTTTGATCTACAAACTCAGCTATGCATTTGGTGTTGTGGGTTACTTGGCGATCATGTTTACAATGTGTGGATTCAATCTGTTTTTCAA AATCAAAGCTAGAGATTCCATGGATTTTggcattgtgtctttgttctacGGCCTCTACTATGGAGTAATGGGGAGAGACTTTGCCGAGATCTGCTCAGACTACATGGCTTCCACTATAGGG TTCTACAGTGTCAGCCGGTTGCCTACAAGGAGCTTATCGGACAATATCTGTGCAGTCTGTGGGCAGAAGATCATTGTGGAGCTTGATGAAGAAGGGCTCATTGAAAACACCTACCAGCTTTCCTGTAATCATGT CTTTCATGAATTCTGCATCCGAGGTTGGTGTATCGTTGGGAAAAAGCAGACTTGCCCTTACTGCAAAGAGAAAGTTGATTTGAAGAGGATGATCAGTAATCC CTGGGAGCGCACACATTTTCTGTATGGACAAATCCTGGATTGGCTTCGTTATTTGGTGGCCTGGCAACCTGTGGTGATAGGAATAGTTCAAGGCATTATCTATTCACTAGGGCTGGAATAG
- the RNF175 gene encoding RING finger protein 175 isoform X6, producing MLVTLLQMWVVPLYFTIKLYWWRFLSMWGMFSVITSYILFRATRKPLSGRTPRLVYKWFLLIYKLSYAFGVVGYLAIMFTMCGFNLFFKIKARDSMDFGIVSLFYGLYYGVMGRDFAEICSDYMASTIGFYSVSRLPTRSLSDNICAVCGQKIIVELDEEGLIENTYQLSCNHVFHEFCIRGWCIVGKKQTCPYCKEKVDLKRMISNPWERTHFLYGQILDWLRYLVAWQPVVIGIVQGIIYSLGLE from the exons ATG CTGGTGACCTTGTTGCAGATGTGGGTTGTCCCCTTATATTTCACGATAAAATTATACTGGTGGCGGTTTCTGTCTATGTGGGGGATGTTCTCCGTTATTACCAGTTACATCCTCTTCAGAGCTACCCGAAAACCCCTCTCAGGAAGGACACCACG ATTGGTCTACAAATGGTTTCTTTTGATCTACAAACTCAGCTATGCATTTGGTGTTGTGGGTTACTTGGCGATCATGTTTACAATGTGTGGATTCAATCTGTTTTTCAA AATCAAAGCTAGAGATTCCATGGATTTTggcattgtgtctttgttctacGGCCTCTACTATGGAGTAATGGGGAGAGACTTTGCCGAGATCTGCTCAGACTACATGGCTTCCACTATAGGG TTCTACAGTGTCAGCCGGTTGCCTACAAGGAGCTTATCGGACAATATCTGTGCAGTCTGTGGGCAGAAGATCATTGTGGAGCTTGATGAAGAAGGGCTCATTGAAAACACCTACCAGCTTTCCTGTAATCATGT CTTTCATGAATTCTGCATCCGAGGTTGGTGTATCGTTGGGAAAAAGCAGACTTGCCCTTACTGCAAAGAGAAAGTTGATTTGAAGAGGATGATCAGTAATCC CTGGGAGCGCACACATTTTCTGTATGGACAAATCCTGGATTGGCTTCGTTATTTGGTGGCCTGGCAACCTGTGGTGATAGGAATAGTTCAAGGCATTATCTATTCACTAGGGCTGGAATAG
- the RNF175 gene encoding RING finger protein 175 isoform X4: MAAGTAARKAAPVLEAPPQQEQLSHTKLSAEDTWNLQQERMYKMHRGHDSMHVEMILIFLCVLVIAQIVLVQWRQRHGRSYNLVTLLQMWVVPLYFTIKLYWWRFLSMWGMFSVITSYILFRATRKPLSGRTPRLVYKWFLLIYKLSYAFGVVGYLAIMFTMCGFNLFFKIKARDSMDFGIVSLFYGLYYGVMGRDFAEICSDYMASTIGFYSVSRLPTRSLSDNICAVCGQKIIVELDEEGLIENTYQLSCNHVQEKKL; encoded by the exons ctctCTCATACAAAGCTTTCTGCAGAAGACACATGGAA CCTGCAGCAGGAGAGGATGTACAAGATGCACCGGGGCCACGATTCCATGCACGTGGAAATGATCTTGATCTTCCTCTGCGTTCTGGTCATTGCCCAGATAGTGCTGGTTCAGTGGAGACAGAGGCATGGCCGATCCTACAAT CTGGTGACCTTGTTGCAGATGTGGGTTGTCCCCTTATATTTCACGATAAAATTATACTGGTGGCGGTTTCTGTCTATGTGGGGGATGTTCTCCGTTATTACCAGTTACATCCTCTTCAGAGCTACCCGAAAACCCCTCTCAGGAAGGACACCACG ATTGGTCTACAAATGGTTTCTTTTGATCTACAAACTCAGCTATGCATTTGGTGTTGTGGGTTACTTGGCGATCATGTTTACAATGTGTGGATTCAATCTGTTTTTCAA AATCAAAGCTAGAGATTCCATGGATTTTggcattgtgtctttgttctacGGCCTCTACTATGGAGTAATGGGGAGAGACTTTGCCGAGATCTGCTCAGACTACATGGCTTCCACTATAGGG TTCTACAGTGTCAGCCGGTTGCCTACAAGGAGCTTATCGGACAATATCTGTGCAGTCTGTGGGCAGAAGATCATTGTGGAGCTTGATGAAGAAGGGCTCATTGAAAACACCTACCAGCTTTCCTGTAATCATGT tcaagaaaaaaaattatga